Sequence from the Streptomyces sp. NBC_00440 genome:
ACAGGAACGCGGCCGACGTGCCGACCGAGATCAGCGTGTCCATCGTCGCAGCGCCGTGCCGTGCGTTGGTGAACGCGGCGCGGTGGAAGGGCCAGGCCGCATAGGTGACCACCGGCGCGGCCAGGGTGAGACTCAGCCACTGCCAGTAGTCGAACTGCAGCGCGGGGATCATCGCCATGGCGATCACGGGGACGGCGAGGACCGCCGCGGTGATGAGGCGCTGCCGCAGCGGGGCGAGCGTGTCGCTCTCCTGCTCCGCTGCGGCAGCGGACGCACCGGCGGCCGAAGGCGGAGCCGGTTCCTGTGCGGTGTAGCCGGTCGCCTCGACGGTGGCGATGAGGTCCGTGACATCGACGTGCTCGGCGAAGGTGACCTTCGCCTTCTCGGTCGCGTAGTTGACGGTGGCCTCGACGCCGTCCATGCGGTTGAGCTTCTTCTCGATCCGGGCCGCGCACGAGGCGCAGGTCATCCCGCCGATCGCGAGCTCGACCGCGGCGGTGCCCGCTGTCGTCGTTGGGGTACCCATGGCTTGCTCCTCGGGCTTGGCGGCGATTCATACCCCTGGGGGGTATCAGTAAGTCGCCTCCATATATACCCCCCGGGTGTATGTCGCGCAAGGGGTGATTCTGTGGGGTGCGACACCCCTGAGAGGTATGGGTTCTCTCAGGGGTGTCGCACCCGATGGCGACGTGCGGCAGCCGGTAGCCGCGGCGCCGGGCAGGCGGGCCGGCCGGGCGGGGCGGTGACTTCGACACCGAAGGGGGCGGACCGGCTCGGTCCGCCCCCTTCGGTGCTTCTCACTGTCCGCTCTCGACGGCCTTGTGCGGTGGCGGTGCGGAGCCTCCGCACGCGCGGTCGGGCCGCGCCGGACGCGGGCCCGGCTCTGCCAGCCGTGTGGCGAGATGCTGCAGAAGCGCCACCGCGACGACCCTGACCAGTGGATGCGCAGCTGCCTTGCGCAGGGCGTCCCGGGCTCCGGGTCTCATTTCCCCTCACGCCAGGTGAGTTCGTGGCCCGTTATCTCGTCCATCTCCTGGTTCATCGGCTCCTCCTTGCTGGAATTATACCCAAGGGGGGTATGTGATGCTCCGGTGGATCCGGCCGGGGCGGACTCAGTCCTGGGTCTTGGCCTGCTGGTAGAGGTCGGCGATGTCCTTGTCGAAGTACGAGGCGTAGGAAACGTCGTCCTCGTCACCGCCGCGTTCGTAACCGCCGAGGACACCGACCACCGTGTCGGCGGGGGCGTTCGCTGTGCCGTCGACGACCCAGGGGCTGCCACTCGTACCACCGGCGAAGTTCGTGCAGTGGATACGCATCTGCGTGTTGCTGAACCGGGTGGTCCGGTTACGGCAGGAGATCGGCGTATCCCTGTTGTTGGGGTAGCCGGTGACCTTCACCTTGTTGTGGAAGCCCCGTCTGATGCCGAGTGTGTTGCCGCCGAGGATGTCCTGGATCCGCTTGCCGTCGTTGTTGTCGAGGATCAGGAAGGCGACGTCGACATCCGGGTTCCCGTTCTTGGCCCAGCGGTCGTCCGCGACGACCTTCCGGACCTTCCACAGCCCGGCGGGCTTCGCGCCGGCCCGGTAGGCGGGCGCGAAGACGAGGTCGCCCCTGGGTGTCCCGTCACTGTCGAAGGCGCAATGGGCAGCAGTGACCAGCATGTTCCGGCCCGGACTCGTCACGACGCTCGCGGTGCAGAAGTGATCACCCCTGTCGTCCTTCTCGAACAACGCGCCCACGCGGGCGTTCTGCTGCGTTCTGAGAGGGGTGTACGCGGTGCCGTCGGCGGCCCGTGCCGTCTGCGGCTGGTCCTGCTCCCGCACTTGGGCACCCGGCATCCCGGGCCTGCTGTCGGCGTGCCGTTGTGCACTGCTGGTCTCGGCCTGAGAGGCGTAACCGAGCAGCGCGAGCGCCCCGACGACGGCGAACGTCAGGGGCGCCAGGATTTTCCTGTCCTTCGGAGCCACGGCGCCATTATCGGCAGGCCCGAGCCTTCGCGGGCGCATTGGATGGATCGCGCCGCGCGCTGCGTGGTCGCATCATTCGGCATCGTAAACTTTCGAACGAAGCTCGCTGTGCTCGAAGGTGGGATCCGCTTCGTTGGCCACAGGGTGCATGAGGCCATCAATCGCATGGTCAACATGGGTTGTTCTCCATGGATTTGACGGATTGATGTCGCCTGTCTTTCGGTATCGTTCGGAACCGTGCCAGCATGCACGAACGCGAACGCCGTCCATTCGACGTTCAAGTGCTTTCGTTTCGCCTCCCACTTGACCCGTAATATCACGATGTCGAGGAGCAGAATGACCAAGCTTCGCAAGGTATCGACCTCACTCTGTGCGGCAGCGCTGGCAGTTCCCTGTCTGCTGTCCCAAGCCCAGGCGGCAGACCAGCAACGGACCCCGCACGTCAGCCCGGTGACCGCACAGACCGCCAAAGAGGTTCTGGGGGTGGATTACGAGAGCGGAACCCTGGACTCGGGAGTGAAGGGCCTCACCACCACGCACGCGACGGCGCCGGACGCGTCCGGTGTCGTGCGGCCAGGACAAGCGAGTTCGTACGCGGTCCAGCACAAGGTGACGCTCGGCGATCCGGGTTACGAGTCGAACGGCGCACCGCGCAGCGAGACCGCGACGGACCTGCTCAAGAACGGGCAGTTCAACGTGGGCGACACCCAGCGCTACGAGTTCAGCGTGCTGCTGAAGGACTGGCAGCCGTACAAGCCGGGAGACAGCGAGTCGGGTGACATCGTCTTCCAGGGCAAGTACGCGGGGGGCAATGTCCCGGCCTTCTACCTGATGACGAAGCGCAACGAGGTGGCGTTCCGGTCGCCGCACCTGAACCGTCAGACGACGGTGGTGGCGGACCTCCGTCCCTGCATCAACAAGTGGATGAACTTCCGCATCGACGCGCGCTGGACCACCGACGGCACCGGATACTTCCGGGTCTCCGTGCAACTCCCCGGGCAGTCCGACTACAGGCAGGCGGCTTCGTACGAGAACGTGCGGACCTATCAGCCGGGGAACCCGGCCGACCACGGCTACATCAAGTGGGGGCTCTACCGCCCCTCGGAGTCGATCGACAAGGGGGACGTACCCACCCGGATCGTCCAGCACGACAACATCCGCATCTTCAACCTGTCCTGACGCCGACCCGCAGAACCCATACCTCCAGGAGTACACATGACGGGCTATCCGTTCCTCAGCAGGCGCCGCCTGCTCCAGGCCGGTGGTGCGCTCGGGCTGGCGACGGCCGCTGAATCCCTCGTCGCCGCACCGGCACTTGCGGCAACCGGCCGGCCTCCCCGGACGACGGTGACCGATCTGGGGCCGGGCCTTTCCCAGATTTCGCTGATGAGCGGGCTGCTGGTCGGTGACACCGTCTACATAGGCTCGCGCAATGTGAGCCCCGCAGGCGTGAGCGGCTTCCATGTGCCGAGCCGGAAGGTGGTGTCGCACACCGCCCTGGGCGCGGGGCCCGAGCCGTCCATCCAGGCACTCGCGGCGGACCCCACGGGCCAGTACCTCTATATCGGCGTGCTGGTCAAGGCCGATGAGGGCAAACCGAACCTCTACCGCTGGGACTTGAAGACGCCGGACAAGCCTGCCGTGGCCATCGGCAGAACCGGAGACCGTGACATCCGTGATCTGGCGGTCGCACCCGACGGCACGGTGTACGCCGTGGGCGGAGTCCCGGACAAGGCGCCCGTTCTGTGGGAGTACGACCCGGCCACCGGCGCCGTCACCGACCGTGGCGTCCCCGACCCGAAGGCGACCCTGGCCAGGGCGGTCGCGGCCACGGAGACCACCGTCTTCTTCGGGGCGGGCAGCATCCTCTCCGGCGGGGGCGGCGCGAGCAAGGCATCGCTGTTCGCGTTCGACCGGAAGAAGCACACGTTCACTTCGGTCGTGCCCAAGGAGATGGAAAAGGACCCCAGTCTGCGCGAACTGGCCGTCCTGGACGGGCACTTGATCGTCGGAACGTCGGGCGGCGTCGACCCCGCGAAGCTCGCCGTGATGGACCTGGACGACCTCTCCTCGTACACCGTGGTATCCACCGCGGGCACCACCATCAAGTCGTTCACTGCCGACGAGGACCGAATCTACTTCGCTTCCGAGTCGGGCGTGCAGGCCTACTCGAAGACGGACAAGAAGGTCTCCCCTCTGAAGTTCGACGGGCCGGACCTCGGTGAGATCTGGGGCCTGGACCAACTCGACGGAAAGCTTGAGGTCGTCTCCGGCTACGGCTTCGTCGCCGAGATCGATCTGTCGGCCGGTACATCGGCGGTCACCGAACTGGACACAGCAGGCGCGCCCACCAGTCCGCAAGCCGGTATGGGGGTTGCCGCCGGACGCGGTTACGTCTACCTCGGAGGCAATGGCGCCATCTCCCGGCGCAATCTGAAGACCGGCGAGGTCGTCAACCTGCGGGCACCTGGTGAGGCCAAGGACGCCGAGGTGATCGAAGGCTGTCTGTACACCGGCCAGTACGACGCCCAGGGCATCTGGCGATACGACCCTGCCCGGCGACGGCAACCACAACAGGCCGCGCACTTCCCCAGCGAGCAGAACCGGCCGTTGGACACATCGTGGGACCCGGACAACGAACTGCTCCTGGTCGGCGTGCAGTCCGACACCGAGGGAGGCGGCGCCCTGTGGACGTACTCCCCGAGGAGCGGTAAATCGGCTTCCTACGTCAATCCGATCGATGACGTCCAGCTCGTGCGGGCGGTGGCCAACCGGAACGGCGTCGCCTATCTGGGCGGCGACAACGCCTCCAAGCAGGGACCGCGCGCCACTGTCGTAGCCGTCGATCCGGTCACAGGGAAGGAGAGGTGGCGGGTCGATCCGCAGCAGGAGGCGGGTGTGGCGGCCCTGGCGGTGCAGGGCCGCCACCTCTACGGACTCACCACAGGGGGCGGACTGTTCGTCATCGATGTGCGGACCCGCGCGGTGGTGCACACCGCTGATGTGGGAGGTGTCAGCAAGGGGTTCGCCGCGATGGTCACCAACCGTGGCGTGGTCTACGGCGTCTCGGACACCACGCTCTTCCGCTTCCACCCGAGGACATTTGCCGTCAGTACCGTCGTCGCGGGCATCAACGGCGTCTGGTACAGCGGCCCGCACGTCAACGTATACAGGGGCATGCTCTATACACTGCGCGGCCACAACCTTGTCGAGGTCGACGACCGGCCGGCGTACTGAGACAACAGGCCGCTGTCGTACTGAACAGCCGCTGTCCAGCACATCCGCCGATCCAAGCCGGTCTCTGCCTTTGATTGATATCTTTCGGTAGTCGAGTGAAAGAGGATGACTCACTCGTTACCGAGAGGGGACCCAAGGTGTTGGCCGACGAGCGGCGGCAAGCGATCCTGAGCGCTGTGGAGCGCCAGGGGTCGATCACAGTCAAGGAACTGGCGGCGGAGATGGGCGTCTCCGCCGTCACCTTGCGCCAGGACGTGCGGGAGCTGGCCGACCGGGGGCTGCTGGCCCGTGTGCACGGCGGAGCGAGGGCCCTGGCCACGGCCGGGGCGCCGGCGGCGACCGAGGCTGCTGTTCCCGCCCCGCCGGACGCGGGGGAGCGGCACAGCGTCGGCCTGGTGGTGCCTCCGGGCGGCTACTACTACGCCGAGGTGATCCGCGGTGTCCAGAACGCGGCGCGGGCGCGCGGTGTGCGTGTCGTGCTGGCCGTTTCGGGGGAGTCGCTGTCGGAGCACCAGGAGCAGGTACGCCAGCTCATGGCCGGTGGCATCGACAGTCTGCTGCTGATGCCGCACCCGGGCCTGAGCCCTCTGGACGAAGCCGAACGGTGGCTGAGCGGCCTGGCGGTGCCGGTCGTGCTGGTGGAGCGCCGGGCCGGGCTGATGGCCGGCCGGCTGGAGCAGGTGGCCTCGGACCATGCCTACGGGGCGGCGCTGGCGGTACGGCATCTGGCCGGGCTCGGACACGACAGGGTGGCGCTGGTCGCCAGGGCCGAGAGTCCCAACACGGCTCTTCTCAGCGCCGGATACGCCGACGCCGTGAAAACCATGGGACTCACGCCGGGGCCCGAGTACCGCATCACTACCAGCGGCGATGCGGCTCCGGTCGACGGGCGCTTCGAAGAGGTGGTCCGGGCCGTGGAAGCCGGTGAGGTGCGGGCGGCGCTGGTGCACAACGACATCGACGCGATTGCCCTCGTCGGTATCCTGCGCGCTCGGGGCGTGCGGGTGCCGGAGGACCTGGCCCTGGTCACCTACGACGACGAGGTCGCCGAGCTGAGCGAGGTGCCCCTGACCGCGGTGGCGCCCCCCAAGCAGGCGGTGGGTTCCTGGGCCCTCGACCTGGCGGTGCGCCGGCTGTCCGACCCTGCCACGCCGCTGGCGGAGATCCTGCTCCGTCCGGAACTGCGGGTGCGGGCGTCCTGTGGCGCCGGTAGCCGGGCGGGCACCACAGGAGAGTGACCGGCATGTGATGCCGTATCGCTTTCGTTTCAAGCAAACGAAAGCATATGTATTGACTGTCTGTCGTCTGTATCGAATGATTGCGGTGACACCCCAGCGAACGATCGGTGACACAGCATGTTTCGTGGACGTCTGACAGCTCTGGTCTGTTCCGTCATGGCACTCGGCCTGCTCAGTACGGGATGCGGAGGCGCGGACAACGGGGGGTCCGCGGCGGAGAAGAAGACCGGAGAGGTCACCTTCTGGTCCTTCGTCAAGGGCTCCGACAAGGTGGCCGATGCATTCAACCGGACCCACCCCGGTATCAAAGTGAACTTCGAGTCGGTGCCTTCGGGCCAGGAGTACTACTCGAAGCTCACGAACGCCGTGAAGGCCGGCACGGTCCCCGACGTCGCGGTGGTCGAGTACCCGCAGCTGCCGGAGTTCGCCACCCAGGGCGAGTTGGAGAGCCTGGACAAGCCCCTCGGCTCCCTGGTCAAAGCCCATTTCCCGGCGTCGGTAAGCCGGTTGGTCGAGCTGGGGGGCCGGACGTGGGGCGTTCCCCGGGACGCCGCCCCGCTGATGCTGTACTACCGCAAGGACTTCTTCAAGACGCACAAGATCGGCGTTCCCAAGACGTGGAACGAGTACCGGGACATGACCGTACGGGTCAAGAAGGCCGATCCGAAGGCCCGCGGCGGTGTCATGTTCACCGACAACCCCGGACTGCTGAGCGCACTCTCCTGGCAGGCCGGATCGCGATGGTTCGGCACGCAGCAGGACGCCTGGAAGGTATCGCTCGACGACGCCCCCTCCCGCAAGGTGGCCGACTACTGGGGCGGTCTCGCCCGGCAGGGTCTCGTCCGGTCGCTGAGCACGCTCGACCCGTTCTGGACCAGCGTCCAGCAGAACCGCACCGTCGCCTATGTCTGCGCGAGCTGGTGCGCCGGATCCCAGCAGGCGACCGTCCCCGACCAGGCGGGCAAGTGGTCGGTGGCCCCGGTCCCGACCTGGGACGGCAAGCCGGCCTCCGCCATGTACGGCG
This genomic interval carries:
- a CDS encoding ABC transporter substrate-binding protein, producing MALGLLSTGCGGADNGGSAAEKKTGEVTFWSFVKGSDKVADAFNRTHPGIKVNFESVPSGQEYYSKLTNAVKAGTVPDVAVVEYPQLPEFATQGELESLDKPLGSLVKAHFPASVSRLVELGGRTWGVPRDAAPLMLYYRKDFFKTHKIGVPKTWNEYRDMTVRVKKADPKARGGVMFTDNPGLLSALSWQAGSRWFGTQQDAWKVSLDDAPSRKVADYWGGLARQGLVRSLSTLDPFWTSVQQNRTVAYVCASWCAGSQQATVPDQAGKWSVAPVPTWDGKPASAMYGGSSFVIPKGAKNSGAAAEFIKWITTDPAGMKAWVSDGTSSMFPADPRLVPVARTAFATDYFGGQDIYAVGSKSYKAVVPGWTWGPVMGTTNTSLIDGLPKVAEGSVKLLDVLNSAQQATVKDIRHRGMKLAP
- a CDS encoding substrate-binding domain-containing protein: MLADERRQAILSAVERQGSITVKELAAEMGVSAVTLRQDVRELADRGLLARVHGGARALATAGAPAATEAAVPAPPDAGERHSVGLVVPPGGYYYAEVIRGVQNAARARGVRVVLAVSGESLSEHQEQVRQLMAGGIDSLLLMPHPGLSPLDEAERWLSGLAVPVVLVERRAGLMAGRLEQVASDHAYGAALAVRHLAGLGHDRVALVARAESPNTALLSAGYADAVKTMGLTPGPEYRITTSGDAAPVDGRFEEVVRAVEAGEVRAALVHNDIDAIALVGILRARGVRVPEDLALVTYDDEVAELSEVPLTAVAPPKQAVGSWALDLAVRRLSDPATPLAEILLRPELRVRASCGAGSRAGTTGE
- a CDS encoding PQQ-binding-like beta-propeller repeat protein, which codes for MTGYPFLSRRRLLQAGGALGLATAAESLVAAPALAATGRPPRTTVTDLGPGLSQISLMSGLLVGDTVYIGSRNVSPAGVSGFHVPSRKVVSHTALGAGPEPSIQALAADPTGQYLYIGVLVKADEGKPNLYRWDLKTPDKPAVAIGRTGDRDIRDLAVAPDGTVYAVGGVPDKAPVLWEYDPATGAVTDRGVPDPKATLARAVAATETTVFFGAGSILSGGGGASKASLFAFDRKKHTFTSVVPKEMEKDPSLRELAVLDGHLIVGTSGGVDPAKLAVMDLDDLSSYTVVSTAGTTIKSFTADEDRIYFASESGVQAYSKTDKKVSPLKFDGPDLGEIWGLDQLDGKLEVVSGYGFVAEIDLSAGTSAVTELDTAGAPTSPQAGMGVAAGRGYVYLGGNGAISRRNLKTGEVVNLRAPGEAKDAEVIEGCLYTGQYDAQGIWRYDPARRRQPQQAAHFPSEQNRPLDTSWDPDNELLLVGVQSDTEGGGALWTYSPRSGKSASYVNPIDDVQLVRAVANRNGVAYLGGDNASKQGPRATVVAVDPVTGKERWRVDPQQEAGVAALAVQGRHLYGLTTGGGLFVIDVRTRAVVHTADVGGVSKGFAAMVTNRGVVYGVSDTTLFRFHPRTFAVSTVVAGINGVWYSGPHVNVYRGMLYTLRGHNLVEVDDRPAY
- a CDS encoding heparin lyase I family protein yields the protein MTKLRKVSTSLCAAALAVPCLLSQAQAADQQRTPHVSPVTAQTAKEVLGVDYESGTLDSGVKGLTTTHATAPDASGVVRPGQASSYAVQHKVTLGDPGYESNGAPRSETATDLLKNGQFNVGDTQRYEFSVLLKDWQPYKPGDSESGDIVFQGKYAGGNVPAFYLMTKRNEVAFRSPHLNRQTTVVADLRPCINKWMNFRIDARWTTDGTGYFRVSVQLPGQSDYRQAASYENVRTYQPGNPADHGYIKWGLYRPSESIDKGDVPTRIVQHDNIRIFNLS
- a CDS encoding trypsin-like serine peptidase; amino-acid sequence: MAPKDRKILAPLTFAVVGALALLGYASQAETSSAQRHADSRPGMPGAQVREQDQPQTARAADGTAYTPLRTQQNARVGALFEKDDRGDHFCTASVVTSPGRNMLVTAAHCAFDSDGTPRGDLVFAPAYRAGAKPAGLWKVRKVVADDRWAKNGNPDVDVAFLILDNNDGKRIQDILGGNTLGIRRGFHNKVKVTGYPNNRDTPISCRNRTTRFSNTQMRIHCTNFAGGTSGSPWVVDGTANAPADTVVGVLGGYERGGDEDDVSYASYFDKDIADLYQQAKTQD